The nucleotide window AACCCGAGCCATTCGAACGCCGAGCTCAAGGGCTCGGGTGAAAGCCGATTGCGCTTCTCCCGTCCGATCACTTCAGTTTGTATGAGGCCGCCTTCCTCCAGGATGGTCAGGTGTTTGTTGATTGCCGTACGGGTGATATCGAAACGCGCCGCAATGTCTGAAATGGCAAGGTTCTCTTGCGCCAGATGC belongs to Roseibium porphyridii and includes:
- a CDS encoding ArsR/SmtB family transcription factor, translated to MNSGPQSVFRALADPTRRQILMHLAQENLAISDIAARFDITRTAINKHLTILEEGGLIQTEVIGREKRNRLSPEPLSSAFEWLGFFEQFWDSKLADLQREVARDMQKRRETEK